In one Sander lucioperca isolate FBNREF2018 chromosome 7, SLUC_FBN_1.2, whole genome shotgun sequence genomic region, the following are encoded:
- the hyal6 gene encoding hyaluronoglucosaminidase 6 produces MVLMGLHLLALALWVGVGVKLQVRGDQIKPTVAPLIPHRPFVVVWNAPTESCRLRFKVDLDLSVFDIVANLNETLSGPNVTIFYHSHLGYYPYYSNSGVPINGGLPQNQSISKHLNKARADIDKLIPHKDFRGLGVIDWENWRPQWVRNWGSKDIYRNKSKEQIRRLHPNWPESKVEKEAKEGFERAGQTFMNLTLALTESRRPDGLWGFYLFPDCYNYGYKQHPRRYTGECPNVEHVRNDHLMWLWKESTALYPSIYLDYELKSSANTVKFVHYRVKEAMRIASIARTDFTLPVFVYSRPFYAYTFLVLSESDLVHTIGESAVLGASGVVLWGSSEYSRSKRNCLTVKKYIDGPLGHYVINVTSAAKLCSKALCKKNGRCVRKSLDSGAYLHLNPRFFHIHRNPTPRGPRFHVSGHLNNLDILDMKHKFTCQCYQGWTGVYCEMPQAPPPAPPPPPQPVFPLPHPRENSLLGDILIILSLHFSCLCIIMFLGLCLIIKCLILET; encoded by the exons ATGGTGCTGATGGGGCTCCATCTGCTGGCGCTGGCCCTGTGGGTTGGTGTTGGAGTAAAGCTCCAAGTTCGGGGTGACCAGATAAAGCCGACTGTAGCACCTCTGATCCCTCACCGGCCTTTTGTCGTAGTGTGGAACGCTCCTACTGAATCCTGCCGCCTTCGATTCAAGGTGGACTTGGACCTCAGCGTTTTCGACATCGTAGCGAACCTCAACGAAACCCTAAGCGGACCAAATGTCACCATATTCTACCACAGCCACTTGGGATACTACCCATACTACTCCAACTCCGGGGTCCCTATCAACGGTGGACTGCCACAGAACCAGAGCATCTCCAAACACCTGAACAAGGCCCGGGCGGACATCGACAAGCTAATCCCCCACAAGGATTTTCGAGGCCTTGGTGTCATCGACTGGGAGAACTGGAGGCCTCAGTGGGTCCGAAACTGGGGCTCAAAGGACATCTACCGCAACAAATCCAAGGAACAAATCCGGAGACTTCACCCGAACTGGCCGGAGAGCAAGGTGGAGAAGGAAGCGAAGGAAGGCTTCGAGAGGGCTGGGCAGACCTTCATGAACCTGACTTTAGCCCTGACTGAAAGCCGCAGGCCGGACGGGCTGTGGGGGTTTTACCTGTTCCCAGACTGCTACAACTACGGGTACAAGCAGCACCCGAGGCGGTACACCGGCGAATGCCCCAACGTTGAGCATGTACGCAACGACCATCTGATGTGGCTCTGGAAGGAGAGCACAGccctctatccatccatctacctgGACTACGAGCTCAAGTCCTCCGCCAACACTGTCAAGTTCGTCCACTATCGAGTCAAGGAAGCCATGAGGATCGCATCCATCGCCCGCACGGACTTCACATTGCCAGTGTTTGTCTACTCCAGACCTTTCTACGCCTACACTTTTCTGGTTCTTTCAGAG AGCGACCTGGTTCATACCATCGGGGAGAGCGCCGTCTTGGGAGCATCAGGCGTTGTTCTCTGGGGATCATCAGAGTACTCACGATCAAAG AGAAACTGCTTGACAGTGAAAAAGTACATTGACGGTCCGCTGGGACATTATGTCATCAACGTCACCTCCGCCGCCAAGCTGTGCAGCAAAGCGCTTTGCAAGAAGAACGGCAGGTGCGTCCGCAAGAGCCTGGACTCGGGCGCTTATCTGCACCTGAACCCGCGCTTCTTCCACATCCACCGCAACCCGACGCCCAGGGGGCCACGCTTCCACGTCAGCGGCCACCTCAACAACCTCGACATCCTGGACATGAAGCACAAGTTCACCTGCCAGTGCTACCAGGGCTGGACGGGTGTTTACTGTGAGATGCCCCAGGCTCCAccccctgctcctcctcccccaccTCAGCCTGTCTTCCCTCTGCCTCATCCCAGAGAGAACAGCCTGCTGGGAGACATCCTAATCATCCTGTCACTCCATTTCTCCTGTCTGTGTATCATCATGTTCTTGGGACTCTGTCTCATTATCAAGTGTCTGATACTGGAGACTTAA